A window of Dickeya zeae NCPPB 2538 contains these coding sequences:
- a CDS encoding M16 family metallopeptidase, with protein sequence MKKMTSRWIGIIVLCLFSTLASAQTVTSPLPVITEGQLANGLRYTLVPLAGQQQRLDIRLLVESGSLDEQDGESGVAHMVEHMVFRATQDYPTGLAQTLGQQGWIRGQHYNAMTNYERTMYMLSPPAGKASLTLALNVLAQIAGHARFEPEDWQRERQVILEEWRGKLGVAERMNQQRVAAIRHGSRYPERPVIGTETSIQNTPVTVLRRFYDRWYHPRNMRLIVIGDLQPEQVKQAISQVMGSLPDTPIPSRPSYEPTLRPQLHVVRLQDSQSSVSQVSFVFRFDDALTKATGEEGMRRRLINQITLDALSKQVQRQPLSSSSAVSSLVVRKSDIGTTTVALGLFASVLPEGHQQGIDAVLQEIARLQRYPLYEPDITAIKDGLRQSAENMAATPERREFSDWVQQLVVSWQQDRPYIGKQQLGQQALAVLKTITADDINACLQRWLSSPDQLVQFSVPGSLPFTPPSAAAIEQQRQSVAQRELAPLQLPVTRVTPVLQPGEGRGEVAGVRLFPEQKVEEWQLTNGDRLVWLRTPQAGKTVSLTMLSSAGFMAPGREPWLSQLAAQLISQSGPAGWTGRDLNDWKKARKLSLSLDYQPDELRWSGSTSPDKLEALLHLYHVMNRSASIDESDLRESLATLKRQQSTREQSISAQRERESAELQFGKAGVPFPTPVQLDAVTSEQLAQQWRQTVAAPVTYYLLADLPAEQLRPLVERYLASLPRQSVGESPQYLAQEGKRERISAINLEPRADVYLWSFSPQTWTPQQAVQVNIAARLAARYLKASLRDEAQGVYNLKMESRLNDKSQRIETVLRFTTSPQRAQALRHNAQQVLETLATRITPQDVEQERKQFIHSERARQEDITTLMSRLILSYRNYHDPRYLTQLDSLAPSITVETVRDAASRLWHPQNQVLYITLPNTTLPNITLPQEKKS encoded by the coding sequence ATGAAAAAAATGACATCACGCTGGATTGGCATCATCGTCTTGTGCCTGTTCAGTACGCTGGCATCAGCGCAAACCGTTACCAGCCCGTTACCGGTGATCACCGAAGGGCAACTGGCTAATGGCTTGCGTTACACCCTTGTGCCGTTAGCCGGTCAACAACAACGGCTGGATATCCGGCTGTTGGTCGAATCGGGCTCGTTGGATGAGCAGGACGGCGAATCCGGCGTAGCGCATATGGTTGAACACATGGTGTTTCGCGCGACACAGGATTATCCGACCGGACTGGCACAAACGCTGGGGCAACAGGGTTGGATCCGTGGGCAGCACTACAATGCCATGACCAATTACGAACGCACGATGTACATGTTGAGTCCGCCAGCGGGTAAAGCCTCGCTGACGTTGGCGCTGAACGTGTTGGCGCAGATAGCCGGACACGCGCGTTTCGAACCGGAGGACTGGCAGCGCGAGCGTCAGGTGATTCTGGAGGAGTGGCGCGGCAAGCTCGGGGTCGCAGAGCGCATGAATCAGCAGCGGGTCGCTGCCATCAGGCATGGTTCTCGTTATCCCGAGCGACCGGTTATCGGCACTGAAACCTCCATTCAGAATACGCCGGTGACGGTGCTGCGCCGTTTTTATGATCGCTGGTATCACCCCCGTAATATGCGCTTGATCGTGATAGGCGACCTGCAGCCCGAGCAGGTAAAACAAGCGATTTCGCAGGTGATGGGGAGTCTGCCGGACACGCCGATCCCATCGCGGCCGTCGTATGAGCCGACGTTGCGCCCGCAACTGCATGTGGTGCGCTTGCAAGACAGCCAAAGCAGCGTTAGCCAGGTGTCATTCGTGTTCCGTTTTGATGATGCCTTGACCAAAGCAACAGGGGAAGAGGGGATGCGCCGCCGTCTGATTAACCAGATAACGCTGGATGCCCTGAGTAAGCAGGTGCAGCGTCAGCCGCTCTCTTCGTCTTCGGCAGTCAGCAGTCTGGTGGTGCGCAAATCTGATATCGGCACTACCACGGTAGCGTTGGGGCTGTTTGCTTCGGTGCTGCCGGAGGGACATCAGCAAGGGATTGACGCCGTGCTGCAGGAAATTGCCCGCTTGCAGCGTTATCCGCTTTACGAGCCGGATATCACCGCAATCAAGGACGGGTTACGTCAATCGGCGGAGAACATGGCGGCGACGCCAGAGCGGCGCGAGTTTTCCGATTGGGTACAGCAACTGGTGGTGTCCTGGCAGCAGGACCGTCCTTACATCGGCAAGCAACAACTGGGGCAACAGGCGCTGGCGGTACTGAAAACCATCACGGCCGATGATATCAACGCCTGCCTGCAACGCTGGTTGTCGTCGCCTGATCAACTGGTTCAGTTCAGTGTTCCCGGTAGCCTGCCATTCACGCCGCCTTCCGCGGCAGCGATTGAGCAACAGCGTCAGTCGGTCGCGCAGCGTGAGCTGGCACCGTTACAACTGCCGGTGACGCGGGTTACGCCAGTACTGCAGCCGGGCGAAGGCCGTGGCGAGGTTGCTGGTGTACGTCTCTTCCCGGAGCAGAAGGTGGAAGAGTGGCAACTGACCAACGGTGATCGTCTGGTGTGGCTACGCACGCCTCAGGCTGGCAAAACAGTCTCACTGACCATGCTGTCGTCTGCTGGTTTTATGGCTCCGGGGCGTGAACCGTGGCTGTCTCAGCTTGCTGCCCAGTTGATCAGCCAAAGCGGGCCTGCGGGATGGACAGGCCGTGATTTGAACGACTGGAAAAAAGCACGAAAACTCTCCCTTAGTCTGGATTATCAGCCAGATGAACTGCGCTGGAGCGGGAGTACGAGCCCCGATAAGCTGGAGGCGTTGCTGCATCTTTATCACGTGATGAATCGGTCGGCGAGTATCGACGAAAGCGATCTCCGCGAGAGCCTGGCGACACTAAAACGTCAGCAGAGTACCCGCGAGCAGAGCATTAGCGCCCAGCGGGAGCGGGAGAGCGCCGAATTGCAGTTTGGCAAAGCCGGTGTGCCTTTCCCGACGCCAGTACAACTGGATGCCGTGACCAGCGAACAACTGGCGCAACAGTGGCGGCAGACGGTGGCGGCACCGGTAACCTATTACCTGCTGGCGGACTTACCGGCAGAGCAATTGCGCCCACTGGTGGAGCGCTATCTGGCATCACTGCCTCGCCAGTCCGTTGGGGAAAGCCCGCAATATCTGGCACAGGAAGGGAAGCGCGAGCGCATTTCTGCCATCAATCTGGAGCCGAGAGCGGATGTTTATCTGTGGAGTTTTTCACCCCAAACCTGGACGCCGCAGCAGGCGGTGCAGGTGAACATCGCCGCCCGGCTGGCGGCGCGTTATCTCAAGGCCAGCCTGCGGGATGAGGCGCAGGGCGTGTACAACCTGAAGATGGAAAGCCGCCTGAATGATAAGAGCCAGCGCATTGAAACAGTGCTGCGTTTCACCACTTCGCCGCAACGGGCGCAGGCGTTGAGGCATAACGCCCAGCAGGTGCTGGAAACGTTGGCGACGCGCATCACACCGCAGGATGTCGAACAGGAGCGCAAACAGTTTATTCACAGCGAACGAGCCCGTCAGGAAGACATCACCACCCTGATGTCCCGGCTGATACTGAGTTACCGCAATTATCACGATCCCCGCTATCTGACCCAACTGGATAGCCTGGCACCGTCGATCACCGTTGAAACGGTGCGTGACGCGGCGTCCCGGCTGTGGCATCCGCAAAATCAGGTGTTGTACATCACACTGCCGAACACCACATTGCCGAACATCACGCTGCCGCAGGAGAAAAAATCGTGA
- a CDS encoding ABC transporter ATP-binding protein/permease → MSTFLQAFALLCRPFWLDRRYWPCWLLLATIVAMGGSIVYLNVRINDWSKTFYDALGAFDSSLLYRLIKEYCLYILIYIGIFVYQEWLTKLLIIRWREQMTAAFIDSWLAKRTFYRLSLSGQVDNPDQRIAQDVDLFVTQTVRLSVSFIITFAQLCSFLVILWDLSGVQQFTLWGHSVTVSGYLVWVSVLYTLLGSLITQWIGKRLHGINYHKQQAEADFRASLLRKHDSAEQIALYGGEQQEKRQLGSYFASIVSNWRALMNAERNLGLFTVGYTRVSLIVPVFAALPAFLSKTVTLGGLMQIRSAFGQVHGALSWFIRVYYSLVELSASMTRLDQFRREIDAHQDTAMPLVQGDQLHVERLSFSTPQGRRLLHHVTFQCVPGSWNCLSGHSGLGKSTLLRTLAGLWPYYEGAWQVGRGTPLLLPQQSYLGQGTLAEVVCYPHAPLDNEATLRQVLEQVGLGDWGERLQQQMNWDRVFSGGERQRLALARALINRPDHLYLDEATSHLDPQAARHLLGVIRQALPDCTVIAVTHQQELADLFHYHIDLAAFR, encoded by the coding sequence GTGAGCACCTTTCTGCAGGCGTTTGCCCTGTTATGCCGTCCATTCTGGCTTGATCGGCGTTACTGGCCATGTTGGTTGTTGCTGGCCACGATCGTGGCGATGGGCGGCAGCATTGTGTACCTCAACGTCCGTATCAATGACTGGAGCAAGACCTTTTATGATGCGTTGGGAGCATTCGATAGCAGTCTGCTTTACCGTCTTATCAAAGAATATTGCCTCTATATCCTGATTTATATCGGTATCTTCGTGTATCAGGAGTGGCTGACCAAACTGTTAATCATTCGCTGGCGTGAACAGATGACGGCGGCGTTTATCGATAGCTGGCTGGCGAAACGCACGTTTTATCGCCTGTCGTTAAGTGGTCAGGTGGATAACCCGGATCAGCGTATCGCGCAGGATGTCGACCTGTTCGTCACCCAAACGGTACGGCTGTCCGTGTCGTTTATCATCACGTTCGCCCAACTGTGCTCGTTTCTGGTGATCCTGTGGGATCTGTCCGGTGTGCAGCAGTTTACGTTGTGGGGGCACAGCGTCACGGTCAGCGGTTATCTGGTGTGGGTCTCGGTGCTCTATACCTTGCTGGGAAGTTTGATTACCCAGTGGATCGGCAAGCGGCTGCACGGTATCAATTACCATAAGCAGCAGGCGGAAGCCGATTTCCGTGCCTCACTGTTACGCAAGCACGACAGCGCAGAGCAGATTGCGCTGTACGGCGGCGAGCAGCAGGAAAAACGCCAACTCGGCAGCTATTTTGCTTCGATTGTCAGTAACTGGCGCGCATTGATGAACGCCGAGCGTAATCTGGGCCTGTTCACCGTCGGCTATACCCGTGTCAGCCTGATCGTACCGGTATTCGCCGCGTTGCCTGCATTTCTCAGCAAGACGGTGACGCTGGGCGGTTTGATGCAGATCCGCAGCGCGTTCGGTCAGGTACATGGCGCACTGAGCTGGTTTATTCGGGTGTACTACTCACTGGTAGAGCTGTCTGCCAGCATGACGCGTCTGGATCAGTTTCGGCGAGAAATCGACGCGCATCAGGATACGGCGATGCCGTTGGTGCAAGGGGATCAACTGCATGTCGAACGGCTCAGTTTCTCCACACCGCAGGGGCGGCGGTTGCTACATCACGTGACCTTCCAGTGCGTACCCGGCAGTTGGAACTGCCTTTCCGGTCACAGCGGATTGGGAAAATCGACGCTGTTGCGTACGCTGGCCGGATTGTGGCCCTATTACGAAGGGGCTTGGCAGGTGGGACGCGGTACACCGCTGTTGCTGCCGCAGCAGAGCTATCTGGGGCAGGGGACATTAGCGGAGGTGGTGTGTTATCCGCACGCGCCGCTGGATAATGAGGCTACGTTGCGTCAGGTACTGGAGCAGGTTGGTCTCGGTGACTGGGGTGAGCGGTTACAGCAGCAGATGAACTGGGATCGGGTTTTCTCCGGTGGTGAACGTCAACGGCTGGCGCTGGCACGGGCGCTGATCAATCGCCCGGATCACCTGTATCTGGATGAGGCCACCAGCCATCTTGATCCGCAGGCTGCCCGACACTTGCTGGGCGTCATCCGCCAGGCATTGCCGGATTGCACCGTGATTGCAGTGACTCACCAGCAGGAACTGGCTGATTTGTTCCACTACCACATCGATCTGGCGGCGTTTCGCTGA
- a CDS encoding RpoE-regulated lipoprotein: protein MTKVRPLFLAFPLLLAGCSTLSSFSWSSLSPFNWFGHRLTVSDAGVGDINAATPMLESELDKALNGDYRLRGGMETRNGKLVSIYEALKDDSVRLEISGAPKGQVKQVIVMDKAVTSEWGVKIGDEFSSLYSKAFGVCQPGQGADARSVECVAPQGKHVSYLFSGDWNGPEGLMPSDDILKNWKVSKIVWHAQGRE, encoded by the coding sequence GTGACAAAAGTGCGTCCGTTGTTTCTGGCTTTCCCGCTGTTGTTGGCAGGGTGCAGCACCCTTTCCAGTTTTTCCTGGTCCAGTTTGTCGCCGTTTAACTGGTTCGGTCATCGGTTAACGGTGTCGGACGCAGGCGTGGGTGATATTAATGCCGCTACTCCTATGCTGGAGTCTGAACTGGACAAGGCACTGAATGGCGATTATCGCCTGCGTGGCGGTATGGAAACCCGTAACGGCAAACTGGTCTCTATCTATGAAGCGCTTAAGGATGACAGCGTCAGGCTGGAAATCAGCGGCGCGCCGAAAGGCCAGGTGAAGCAGGTGATCGTGATGGATAAGGCTGTTACCAGCGAGTGGGGCGTAAAAATCGGTGATGAGTTCAGCTCACTGTACAGTAAAGCGTTTGGCGTTTGCCAGCCGGGACAAGGCGCGGATGCCCGCAGCGTGGAGTGTGTGGCACCGCAGGGGAAACACGTCAGCTACCTGTTCTCTGGCGACTGGAATGGCCCGGAAGGGTTGATGCCGTCCGACGATATTCTTAAAAACTGGAAGGTTTCGAAGATTGTCTGGCATGCTCAGGGCCGGGAATAA
- a CDS encoding DUF1870 family protein, with product MNHLELLAMRQLFLLSVDEAAYYIAEDGNNEQWVMWENGEREIPLLIVEKFESMKKERRQRISAIIEKINNRIGNNTMRSFSSFNDFLAVYTDGDFLEWKVYQSVANELYSRDLERLC from the coding sequence ATGAATCATCTTGAGTTACTGGCAATGCGCCAGCTTTTCCTATTAAGTGTGGATGAGGCTGCGTACTATATTGCTGAGGATGGAAATAACGAACAGTGGGTAATGTGGGAGAACGGCGAAAGGGAAATACCTTTGCTGATTGTTGAAAAGTTTGAATCAATGAAAAAGGAGAGAAGGCAGAGAATCAGCGCAATAATTGAAAAAATTAATAACAGAATTGGTAATAACACCATGCGTTCATTTAGTAGTTTTAATGATTTCCTTGCCGTTTATACGGATGGGGATTTTCTGGAATGGAAAGTGTATCAATCTGTTGCCAACGAGCTTTACTCACGTGATTTGGAGCGATTGTGCTAA